From Marinobacterium sp. LSUCC0821, a single genomic window includes:
- the pbpG gene encoding D-alanyl-D-alanine endopeptidase, whose amino-acid sequence MRHLLLLITLVFSQFAVAAPDPAKLDVASVAVLVKDLDSGEVLFERNPDRVQPIASLTKLMTALVSLDARLPKRERITIEVDQIPAMRNVHSRVRVGSKLPREDVLHIALMSSENRAAATLAHAYPGGAKSFIQNMNLTAQGLSMFNTQFVEPTGLSSKNVSTASDLMRLLEVVTLYPEISKFTKSSKADVIFSNPRTAMAFFNTNTLVNKKSWKIDISKTGYTDEAGRCLVLKTKIAGRNLGIVLLDSYGKRTHLADAQRIKRWLEKGSSGKVPVGSSRYRDKKLKEIARQ is encoded by the coding sequence ATGCGTCATCTACTTCTTTTAATTACACTGGTTTTTTCACAGTTCGCCGTTGCAGCACCAGACCCTGCAAAGCTGGATGTCGCGTCAGTTGCGGTTTTGGTAAAAGATTTAGACTCGGGTGAAGTGCTTTTTGAACGAAATCCTGATCGTGTTCAACCGATCGCTTCACTCACCAAACTGATGACCGCTCTGGTCTCTTTAGATGCTCGCCTGCCAAAGCGTGAACGCATTACCATCGAAGTCGATCAAATTCCGGCAATGCGTAATGTCCATTCTCGCGTGCGAGTCGGTAGTAAGCTGCCTCGCGAGGATGTGTTGCACATTGCGCTGATGTCCTCTGAGAACCGTGCCGCAGCAACGCTTGCCCACGCCTATCCAGGTGGTGCTAAGTCATTCATTCAGAACATGAATCTGACAGCTCAGGGGCTGAGTATGTTTAACACCCAGTTTGTTGAACCTACCGGTTTATCTTCTAAAAACGTCTCGACCGCATCTGACCTAATGCGACTTCTAGAAGTTGTAACGCTCTATCCTGAGATCTCAAAATTTACTAAGTCCTCGAAGGCCGATGTTATCTTCTCAAACCCTAGAACCGCCATGGCATTTTTCAATACTAATACTCTGGTTAATAAGAAGAGCTGGAAGATTGATATTAGTAAGACGGGTTATACCGACGAGGCGGGGCGCTGCTTGGTCTTAAAGACCAAAATTGCTGGGCGTAACCTTGGTATCGTTCTACTCGATTCATATGGTAAACGTACCCATCTAGCGGACGCACAGCGAATTAAACGCTGGCTGGAGAAGGGCAGTAGCGGCAAAGTACCTGTTGGATCTTCCCGTTATCGCGACAAAAAGTTGAAGGAGATAGCACGTCAGTAG
- a CDS encoding MBL fold metallo-hydrolase, with product MAYRIIPVTAFQQNCTLFWCPKTKEAAVVDPGGDLETILAVAEQEGVTIKQILLTHGHIDHAGASGTLSEHLDVPIIGPQKEDLFWIEGLEQQSQMFGFAQVQAFTPTQWLEDGDSVQVGELTLEVLHCPGHTPGHVIFFDRANSVAQVGDVLFNGSIGRTDFPKGDHATLIASIKEKLFPLGDEVRFIPGHGPESTFGYERQTNPFVADRWG from the coding sequence ATGGCATACCGAATTATTCCTGTAACGGCATTTCAACAAAACTGCACACTCTTTTGGTGTCCTAAAACCAAGGAGGCAGCTGTTGTTGATCCTGGTGGTGACCTAGAGACTATTTTGGCAGTCGCTGAACAAGAGGGCGTGACGATCAAACAGATTCTGTTGACGCACGGCCATATCGACCATGCCGGCGCTTCTGGAACCCTGTCTGAGCATTTGGATGTGCCAATCATCGGTCCACAGAAAGAGGATCTCTTCTGGATTGAAGGTTTGGAGCAGCAGAGCCAGATGTTTGGTTTTGCTCAGGTACAGGCATTCACGCCTACCCAGTGGCTGGAGGATGGTGATTCAGTTCAAGTTGGAGAACTTACTCTTGAGGTACTGCACTGTCCAGGTCACACTCCAGGACATGTGATCTTCTTTGATCGCGCTAATAGCGTAGCGCAAGTGGGTGATGTGCTATTTAACGGTTCTATTGGCCGTACTGACTTTCCTAAAGGAGATCATGCGACGCTAATAGCTTCAATCAAAGAGAAGCTATTCCCGCTAGGAGATGAGGTTCGCTTTATCCCGGGACATGGGCCTGAATCGACCTTTGGTTATGAGCGTCAAACCAATCCATTTGTGGCAGATCGCTGGGGCTAA
- the pfkA gene encoding 6-phosphofructokinase, with the protein MYQLPEFTHNSTLSKIAILTSGGDSPGMNPAIRALVRTANKFDIEVVGVHRGYAGLIEEDFESLGNRSVSGLCHRGGTHLRSARCLSFHQSETRSKAAEILHKHQIDALVVIGGDGSLTGAHLLAQEHNIRVIGLPGTIDNDIFGTDDSIGFDTAVTTAVEAVDKISDTAASHDRHFLVEVMGRNSGALATQVALAAGAEMVIIPEHKKGIQEVSQMLAESRREGGESSGIIVVAEGGQTGWSYKLLEELQALGEDPRVCILGHLQRGGAPTAHDRILAATLGNCAIHYLLSGIDNVMVGINAGAVDTTPLVDVISARKSLDMANLTLIEELQR; encoded by the coding sequence ATGTACCAGCTACCTGAATTCACCCACAACTCAACGCTCAGCAAAATCGCCATCCTAACCAGTGGCGGTGACTCGCCTGGGATGAACCCTGCAATACGGGCACTGGTTCGCACGGCGAATAAATTCGATATTGAAGTAGTGGGTGTTCATCGTGGCTATGCTGGCCTTATTGAAGAGGACTTTGAATCCCTAGGGAATCGCTCTGTCAGTGGCCTATGCCATCGCGGTGGAACGCACCTTCGCAGCGCCCGCTGTCTCAGTTTCCATCAATCAGAGACGCGCTCCAAAGCCGCAGAAATTCTACACAAACATCAAATCGATGCCTTGGTGGTGATTGGCGGTGATGGCTCACTCACTGGTGCACACTTGTTGGCACAAGAGCACAACATTCGTGTCATTGGTCTTCCGGGCACTATTGATAATGACATCTTCGGTACCGACGACAGCATTGGCTTTGATACTGCGGTGACCACTGCCGTGGAGGCGGTCGATAAAATTAGCGATACCGCAGCATCGCATGATCGCCACTTTCTAGTTGAAGTGATGGGCCGCAACTCAGGTGCATTAGCAACACAGGTCGCACTCGCAGCGGGGGCTGAGATGGTGATCATCCCAGAGCATAAAAAGGGGATTCAAGAGGTAAGTCAGATGCTTGCTGAGAGTCGTCGCGAAGGGGGCGAGAGCAGTGGCATCATCGTCGTTGCTGAAGGAGGTCAAACCGGTTGGTCTTACAAGCTACTTGAGGAGCTGCAAGCCTTAGGAGAGGATCCTAGAGTCTGTATTTTAGGTCACCTGCAACGTGGCGGAGCGCCGACAGCACATGACCGAATACTCGCAGCAACCCTGGGTAATTGCGCGATCCACTATCTATTATCAGGCATTGATAATGTGATGGTTGGAATTAATGCTGGCGCAGTAGATACCACGCCGTTGGTCGATGTGATCAGCGCCAGAAAATCACTTGATATGGCGAACCTGACACTGATTGAGGAGCTTCAGCGCTAA
- the hexR gene encoding transcriptional regulator HexR: MNSANLLKQISDARQKLRKSEQKVADYVLAQPNDVIHMRIVDLASEANVSEPTVVRFCRALQYDGFQDFKLTLAQALASNTAFEQFSMNRKDTVLEFKQKIFDSMMGNLVNVREQLDDEALEEAINALAKANRVEFYGLGASAPVCADAQHKFYRLKISAAAYSDPHMQTISAVTLGEGDVVVAISQTGRTKDLLHSARLVKDTGATVITICPADTPLAELATIPIHVDVEEDKDLSALMSSRVVHLVVIDVLAVGVAMRLGPSAVDHLKTIKRSLRNLRQNDRRFIGRRGEYSYD, encoded by the coding sequence GTGAATTCAGCAAACCTTTTGAAGCAAATTTCTGACGCCCGCCAAAAGCTGCGCAAATCTGAGCAGAAGGTGGCTGATTACGTCTTGGCACAACCAAATGATGTGATTCACATGCGCATTGTAGACTTGGCCTCTGAAGCCAATGTCTCTGAACCAACCGTAGTTCGCTTCTGTCGTGCCCTGCAGTATGACGGTTTCCAAGATTTCAAACTGACGCTTGCTCAAGCTCTTGCCAGCAACACTGCGTTCGAGCAGTTCTCCATGAACCGTAAAGATACAGTGCTAGAGTTTAAGCAGAAGATCTTTGACTCGATGATGGGTAACCTCGTCAATGTGCGCGAGCAACTTGATGACGAAGCACTTGAAGAGGCGATTAATGCCCTCGCCAAGGCCAACCGGGTCGAGTTTTACGGCTTAGGAGCGTCAGCTCCTGTGTGTGCTGATGCGCAGCACAAGTTCTACCGTCTTAAAATCTCTGCTGCTGCCTATTCCGACCCGCATATGCAGACGATCTCTGCTGTGACGCTGGGCGAGGGTGACGTGGTAGTTGCCATCTCTCAGACAGGTCGCACCAAAGATCTACTCCACTCAGCTCGCTTAGTGAAAGACACTGGAGCCACTGTTATCACAATCTGTCCTGCCGATACGCCACTAGCTGAACTGGCAACAATTCCAATTCACGTGGATGTCGAAGAGGATAAAGACCTTAGCGCGCTTATGTCTTCTCGCGTTGTGCATCTGGTGGTTATTGATGTTCTTGCCGTGGGCGTTGCTATGCGACTTGGACCCAGTGCTGTGGATCATCTTAAGACCATCAAGCGTAGTCTTAGAAACCTTCGTCAAAACGATCGCCGCTTTATCGGGCGCCGTGGCGAATACAGTTACGATTAA